A single window of Deltaproteobacteria bacterium DNA harbors:
- the gltB gene encoding glutamate synthase large subunit, whose product MSHSSLPARQGLYDPRFEHDACGVGFVCNIDGRPSHGIIQRGLQVLVNLTHRGATGADSETGDGAGILIQIPHAFLERECAGLGLRLPEPGEYGVGAVFLPEDATNRARCERAIEQVVGEERQHFLGWRDVPIHPEHIGETARNRLPRIRQFFVLRGSGVDGPTFERKLFVIRKRVELQLRNENLRGFHVASLSSRTLVYKGMLLAYQVKKFYSDLADPAIESGLALVHQRYSTNTWPTWELAHPYRYLAHNGEINTVRGNHNWMRAREAIIRSGVWGEDIHKILPIVTPDLSDSAMLDNALEFLVLSGRDLAHAMMMLIPEAWDRDPLMRDEKKAFYQYHQCLMEPWDGPASIACTDGTRIAGVLDRNGLRPSRYWVTKDGFVVLSSECGVLPINPEDVLQKGRLQPGRMLLIDTSEGRIIPDDEVKSYYARRQPYRRWLSENLTRLDDLPARNDAAKIDGEVDRHTRQQLFGYALEDLRILLAPMAATSTEAQGSMGNDTPIAALSDRPQLLFNYFKQVFAQVTNPPIDSIREESVMSLISTLGAERNVLEETPEHARLLQLDQPILSNADLERIRQVEHPWLRSVTISCVFDASGEPENELRSALERIRGEAATAVAAGASILVLSDRAAGRENAAIPSLLATAAVHHHLIREGLRMRCGLVVETGEAREVAHFALLIGFGAGAVNPYLAFQSVQQLVEEGTFVPADLTVEKAQYNYVKAVGKGLLKIFAKMGISTLQSYRGAQIFEAVGIARPVVQEFFTDTATRIGGVELAVIAREALLRHERAYPKTIAAERELDVGGEYQWRQGGELHLMNPTVISKLQHAVRRNEIGPYREYARAINDQNSERYTIRGMLRFKPDRPAIPLDQVEPAVDIMKRFCTGAMSLGSISAEAHETLAIAMNRIGGKSNSGEGGEDPRRYQRDANGDFRRSAIKQVASGRFGVSSWYLVNADELQIKIAQGAKPGEGGQLPGHKVSRAIATVRNSTPGVGLISPPPHHDIYSIEDLAQLIHDLKNANPEADISVKLVSISGVGTIAAGVSKAHAESVQIAGFEGGTGASPLTSIKHAGVPWEIGLAETQQALVMNDLRGRIRVHVDGQLRTGRDVVIGAILGADEFGFGTIALVALGCILMRVCHLNTCPVGVATQNEELRKRFTGDPDHVVRFFRFVAEETREILAQLGHTKLDDVIGRTDLVEPDPNVHGWKLPNGLDWSAILHRPEPPHDSVAIRHVGGQEHGLEKALDVELIRLCRPAIEKMEPVELALPIRNVNRTVGTMLGSAVSLRHGLEGLPDNTIRIRFTGSAGQSFGAFLPKGITLHLVGDANDYTGKGLSGGRIVVLPPAESTFDAAKNIVIGNVALYGATNGEAFFRGVAGERFCVRNSGANAVVEGVGDHGCEYMTGGRVVVLGSVGRNFAAGMSGGIAYVLDPTQRFADFCNPGMVDLERVETDDDERELRSLVEAHFRQTRSERAEEVLDKWATTLPRFTKVFPKEYKRALLGIEFGKEEY is encoded by the coding sequence ATGTCCCATTCGAGCCTGCCCGCGCGGCAAGGCCTGTACGATCCCCGATTCGAGCACGACGCGTGTGGCGTTGGCTTCGTCTGCAACATCGACGGCCGCCCCTCGCACGGAATCATCCAGCGCGGCCTTCAGGTGCTGGTGAACCTGACGCATCGCGGCGCGACCGGTGCCGATTCCGAAACCGGCGATGGCGCCGGAATCCTGATCCAGATTCCACACGCTTTCTTGGAGCGCGAGTGCGCGGGACTCGGCCTCAGACTGCCGGAGCCAGGCGAGTACGGAGTCGGCGCTGTCTTCCTGCCCGAGGACGCAACGAACCGAGCGCGCTGCGAGCGGGCGATCGAGCAGGTCGTCGGAGAAGAGAGGCAGCATTTCCTCGGCTGGCGCGACGTACCGATCCATCCTGAACACATTGGCGAGACCGCGCGCAATCGCTTGCCCCGCATCCGCCAGTTCTTCGTGCTGCGCGGCTCCGGCGTCGACGGGCCGACCTTCGAGCGCAAGCTCTTCGTGATTCGCAAACGCGTCGAGCTCCAACTCCGCAACGAGAACCTGCGCGGCTTCCACGTCGCGAGTCTGTCCAGCCGCACGTTGGTCTACAAGGGAATGCTGCTCGCCTATCAGGTGAAGAAGTTCTACAGCGACCTGGCGGACCCCGCGATCGAGAGCGGACTCGCGTTGGTCCACCAGCGCTACAGCACGAATACCTGGCCGACGTGGGAGCTCGCTCACCCCTACCGCTACCTCGCGCACAACGGCGAGATCAACACCGTGCGGGGCAACCACAATTGGATGCGAGCTCGCGAGGCCATCATCAGGTCCGGCGTCTGGGGTGAGGACATCCACAAGATCCTGCCGATCGTGACGCCGGACCTCTCCGACTCGGCGATGCTGGACAACGCCCTCGAGTTCCTGGTGCTGTCGGGGCGCGATCTGGCGCACGCGATGATGATGCTGATCCCCGAGGCCTGGGATCGGGATCCCCTGATGCGAGACGAGAAGAAGGCCTTCTACCAGTATCACCAGTGCCTGATGGAGCCCTGGGATGGCCCGGCGTCGATCGCTTGCACCGACGGCACGAGGATCGCCGGCGTGCTCGATCGGAACGGCTTGCGCCCTTCGCGCTACTGGGTCACGAAGGACGGCTTCGTGGTTCTCTCCTCTGAGTGTGGTGTGCTTCCGATCAACCCGGAGGACGTGCTCCAGAAGGGCCGACTGCAGCCGGGTCGCATGCTGCTGATCGACACGTCGGAGGGGCGAATCATCCCCGACGACGAGGTGAAGTCGTACTACGCTCGGCGCCAGCCCTATCGCCGCTGGCTCAGCGAGAACCTGACCCGGCTCGACGACCTGCCTGCGAGGAATGACGCGGCGAAGATCGACGGAGAGGTCGATCGCCACACGCGCCAGCAGCTCTTTGGCTACGCGCTGGAGGACCTGCGGATCCTCCTCGCTCCGATGGCCGCGACCTCGACCGAGGCGCAGGGATCGATGGGCAACGACACCCCGATCGCCGCTCTCTCCGACCGCCCTCAGCTGCTCTTCAACTACTTCAAGCAGGTCTTCGCGCAGGTCACGAATCCCCCGATCGACTCGATCCGGGAGGAGAGCGTGATGTCCCTCATCAGCACGCTAGGCGCGGAGCGGAACGTGCTCGAGGAGACGCCGGAGCACGCGCGCTTGCTTCAGCTCGATCAGCCGATCCTGTCCAACGCCGACCTCGAGCGCATTCGACAGGTCGAGCATCCGTGGCTGCGCAGCGTGACGATCTCCTGTGTCTTCGACGCGAGCGGCGAGCCGGAGAATGAGCTGCGGAGCGCCTTGGAGCGGATTCGTGGCGAGGCCGCGACTGCGGTGGCCGCCGGTGCGTCGATCCTCGTGCTCTCGGATCGCGCGGCGGGCCGCGAGAACGCAGCCATCCCGAGTCTCTTGGCGACGGCCGCGGTGCACCACCACCTGATCCGCGAAGGCCTCCGGATGCGCTGTGGTCTCGTCGTCGAGACCGGAGAGGCGCGCGAGGTCGCACATTTCGCGCTCCTGATCGGCTTCGGAGCGGGAGCCGTGAATCCGTACCTGGCGTTCCAGAGCGTCCAGCAGCTGGTCGAGGAAGGCACCTTCGTGCCCGCCGATCTCACGGTCGAGAAGGCCCAGTACAACTACGTGAAGGCCGTGGGCAAGGGACTGCTCAAGATCTTCGCGAAGATGGGCATCTCGACGCTGCAGAGCTACCGCGGCGCGCAGATCTTCGAGGCCGTCGGCATCGCGCGCCCGGTCGTGCAGGAGTTCTTCACCGACACCGCGACGAGAATCGGCGGCGTCGAACTCGCGGTGATCGCGCGCGAGGCATTGCTGCGCCACGAGCGGGCGTACCCGAAGACCATCGCAGCGGAACGCGAGCTGGACGTCGGCGGGGAGTACCAGTGGCGCCAGGGTGGCGAGCTGCACCTCATGAATCCGACGGTCATCAGCAAGCTGCAACACGCCGTGCGCCGCAACGAGATCGGCCCGTATCGCGAGTACGCGCGCGCGATCAACGATCAGAACTCCGAGCGCTACACGATTCGCGGGATGCTGCGCTTCAAGCCGGATCGGCCCGCGATCCCGCTCGACCAGGTGGAGCCTGCGGTCGACATCATGAAGCGCTTCTGCACCGGGGCGATGAGCCTGGGCTCGATCAGCGCCGAGGCCCACGAGACGCTCGCCATCGCGATGAATCGGATCGGAGGAAAGTCGAACAGCGGCGAGGGAGGCGAGGATCCGCGCCGTTACCAGCGAGACGCCAACGGCGACTTCCGCCGCAGCGCGATCAAGCAGGTGGCGTCAGGGCGCTTCGGAGTGTCGAGCTGGTACCTCGTGAATGCGGACGAGCTTCAGATCAAGATCGCGCAGGGCGCAAAACCCGGTGAAGGCGGGCAGCTGCCCGGCCACAAGGTAAGCCGCGCGATCGCGACGGTGCGCAACTCCACGCCCGGGGTCGGCCTGATCTCTCCGCCGCCGCATCACGACATCTACTCGATCGAGGACCTCGCACAGCTGATCCACGACCTGAAGAACGCCAACCCGGAAGCGGACATCAGCGTGAAGCTCGTGTCGATCTCCGGTGTCGGAACGATCGCCGCGGGAGTCTCGAAGGCCCATGCGGAGTCGGTGCAGATCGCCGGCTTCGAGGGCGGAACGGGCGCGTCACCGCTCACCTCGATCAAGCACGCGGGCGTTCCGTGGGAGATCGGACTGGCCGAGACGCAGCAGGCGCTGGTGATGAACGACCTGCGGGGCCGCATTCGCGTGCACGTCGACGGGCAGCTCCGCACCGGCCGCGACGTCGTGATCGGCGCGATCCTGGGCGCGGACGAGTTCGGCTTCGGCACGATCGCGTTGGTGGCGCTCGGCTGCATCTTGATGCGCGTCTGCCATCTGAACACCTGCCCCGTCGGGGTGGCCACGCAGAACGAAGAGCTGCGCAAGCGCTTCACCGGCGACCCCGATCACGTGGTCCGATTCTTCCGCTTCGTCGCGGAGGAGACGCGCGAGATCCTCGCGCAGCTCGGGCACACGAAACTCGACGACGTGATCGGCCGCACGGACCTGGTCGAGCCCGATCCGAACGTGCACGGGTGGAAACTCCCGAACGGACTCGACTGGAGCGCGATCCTGCACCGGCCCGAACCACCGCACGACTCCGTCGCGATTCGACACGTCGGCGGCCAGGAGCACGGGCTCGAGAAGGCGCTCGACGTCGAGCTGATCCGGCTCTGCCGACCCGCGATCGAGAAGATGGAGCCGGTGGAGCTGGCCCTGCCGATCCGCAACGTGAATCGCACGGTCGGGACGATGCTCGGCTCGGCGGTGTCCCTGCGTCACGGACTCGAAGGGCTTCCGGACAACACGATCCGAATCCGATTCACCGGAAGCGCTGGACAGAGCTTCGGCGCATTCCTGCCCAAGGGAATCACGCTGCACCTCGTCGGTGACGCCAACGACTACACGGGCAAGGGTCTCTCGGGGGGCAGGATCGTGGTCCTTCCGCCCGCCGAATCGACCTTCGACGCGGCCAAGAACATCGTGATCGGAAACGTCGCGCTCTACGGCGCGACCAACGGTGAGGCGTTCTTCCGCGGAGTGGCAGGAGAGCGCTTCTGCGTGCGCAACAGCGGCGCGAACGCGGTGGTCGAAGGTGTGGGCGATCACGGCTGCGAGTACATGACCGGCGGTCGAGTGGTCGTGCTCGGATCGGTCGGGCGCAACTTCGCCGCCGGCATGAGCGGCGGCATCGCCTACGTGCTCGACCCGACGCAGCGCTTCGCCGACTTCTGCAACCCGGGAATGGTCGACCTGGAGCGCGTCGAAACCGACGACGACGAGCGCGAGCTGCGAAGCCTGGTCGAAGCGCACTTCCGCCAGACGCGGAGCGAACGCGCCGAAGAGGTGCTCGACAAGTGGGCCACGACCCTGCCGAGATTCACCAAGGTCTTCCCCAAGGAGTACAAGCGCGCGCTGCTCGGGATCGAGTTCGGGAAAGAGGAATACTGA
- a CDS encoding glycerophosphodiester phosphodiesterase gives MQNIAHRGASVDELENTLEAFALAVEQGADMIETDLHLLRDGVVALYHDDEIAGVPVGELTLSELRGHLPRAPTLQEALDRFGARIPWNLEIKSPTSGDYAGLERIALDEVRRRGILEQTLFSSFSDSVLARLRALERRSRLGTLVSVYQPGEILERARHVGSEAVHLHLLLASEERVQEAHAAGFRVNVYTVDDPAAQRRLSGFGVDGVFTNLPGRLRANLSA, from the coding sequence ATGCAGAACATCGCGCACCGCGGCGCGTCGGTCGACGAGCTCGAGAACACGCTGGAGGCCTTCGCGCTCGCGGTGGAGCAGGGCGCCGACATGATCGAGACGGATCTGCACCTGCTTCGCGACGGGGTGGTGGCGCTCTACCACGACGACGAGATCGCCGGAGTTCCGGTGGGCGAGCTGACGCTTTCCGAGCTTCGCGGCCACCTGCCGCGCGCTCCGACGCTGCAGGAGGCCCTCGATCGCTTCGGCGCGCGAATTCCCTGGAACCTGGAGATCAAGAGCCCGACGTCTGGCGACTATGCGGGGCTGGAGCGAATCGCGCTCGACGAGGTGCGCCGGCGCGGAATCCTGGAGCAGACGCTGTTCTCGAGCTTCTCCGATTCGGTGCTCGCGCGCCTGCGCGCGCTCGAACGGCGCTCGCGCCTGGGCACGCTCGTCTCGGTCTACCAGCCCGGCGAGATCCTCGAGCGCGCCCGGCACGTCGGCAGCGAGGCGGTGCACCTGCACCTCCTGCTCGCGAGCGAAGAGCGCGTGCAGGAAGCGCACGCGGCCGGATTCCGCGTGAACGTCTACACCGTCGACGATCCGGCCGCGCAGCGCCGGCTCTCGGGATTTGGCGTGGACGGCGTGTTCACGAACCTTCCGGGAAGGCTGCGCGCCAACCTCTCGGCGTAG
- a CDS encoding 5-formyltetrahydrofolate cyclo-ligase: MSSAAQSASKAELRAVARRMRACDRASAAERAIRQLVELPEFARAGTVAFYSAIGDEVPVDIAAATTRARGARSVYPVRTEAGLMMALVNGGDSLLLSGEGIREPGPDRAPVSASEIDVFVVPGLMFDRAGRRLGRGGGHYDRYLEQRRTDATTIGICFVEHLVDELPADSWDVAMDLIVTDEIVVRCLRPGALR; the protein is encoded by the coding sequence GTGTCGTCGGCGGCGCAATCGGCGAGTAAGGCGGAGCTGCGCGCAGTTGCGCGCCGGATGCGCGCTTGCGATCGGGCGAGTGCCGCGGAGCGTGCGATCCGACAGCTCGTGGAGCTGCCAGAGTTCGCTCGCGCTGGGACGGTCGCGTTCTATTCGGCAATCGGCGACGAGGTTCCGGTCGACATCGCGGCCGCGACGACACGTGCGCGAGGCGCTCGAAGCGTCTATCCGGTTCGTACTGAGGCAGGGCTGATGATGGCGCTCGTGAATGGCGGCGATTCCCTGCTGCTCTCTGGGGAGGGCATCCGCGAGCCAGGGCCAGACCGGGCGCCCGTCTCCGCATCGGAGATCGACGTCTTCGTCGTCCCCGGGTTGATGTTCGATCGTGCCGGCCGGAGGCTGGGCCGGGGAGGGGGACACTATGATCGGTATCTCGAGCAGAGGCGGACCGATGCGACGACCATCGGAATCTGCTTCGTGGAGCATCTCGTCGACGAGCTTCCGGCAGACTCCTGGGATGTTGCCATGGATCTGATCGTAACCGACGAGATCGTCGTCAGGTGTTTGCGCCCCGGAGCTCTCCGATGA
- a CDS encoding glutamate synthase subunit beta: MGKVTGFLEAGRKLPAKRAADQRVEDYLEIYTEPSEELLRVQAGRCMDCGVPFCNDGCPLGNIIPDWNDLVYRGRWREALVRLQRTNNFPEFTGRICPAPCESACVLGINDEPVTIELMEKTIAERGFAEGWVVPQPPARRSGKCVAVIGSGPSGLAAAQQLNRAGHDVTLFEKKDRVGGLLRYGIPDFKLEKWTIDRRVEILVAEGVEIRTGVHAGRDISGEKLLREYDAVLLSGGAEAPRDLPVPGRDLDGVHFAMDFLEQQNRRVAGDSVPDETAILATGKNVLVLGGGDTGSDCVGTSHRQGAKHVYNFELLERPPEVRPDEAPWPLHPMPSQILRTSTSHEEGGSRDWGISTTRFSGSNGRVEKLHAVRVRFGAPDPATGRRPMEAVPGSEFALDVDLVLLALGFVGPVPDGIVKQLGVALDPRGNIATTGYASSVPKVYAAGDMRRGQSLVVWAIAEGRKAAAQIDRDLRSGSR, encoded by the coding sequence ATGGGCAAGGTCACCGGGTTCTTGGAGGCGGGGCGCAAGCTGCCCGCGAAGCGCGCCGCCGATCAGCGCGTCGAGGACTACCTCGAGATCTACACCGAGCCCTCCGAGGAGCTGTTGCGGGTACAGGCCGGGCGCTGCATGGATTGTGGCGTTCCCTTCTGCAACGACGGGTGCCCGCTCGGAAACATCATTCCGGACTGGAACGACCTCGTGTACCGGGGTCGCTGGCGAGAAGCGCTCGTCCGCCTGCAGCGAACGAACAACTTTCCCGAGTTCACCGGTCGGATCTGCCCCGCGCCCTGCGAGTCCGCGTGCGTGCTCGGCATCAACGACGAGCCGGTCACGATCGAGCTCATGGAGAAGACCATCGCGGAGCGCGGCTTCGCCGAGGGCTGGGTCGTGCCCCAGCCTCCCGCGCGACGGTCCGGCAAGTGCGTCGCGGTGATCGGCTCCGGCCCCTCGGGGCTGGCCGCCGCACAACAGCTGAACCGCGCCGGACACGACGTGACGCTCTTCGAGAAGAAGGACCGCGTGGGCGGACTGCTCCGCTACGGCATCCCCGACTTCAAGCTCGAGAAGTGGACCATCGATCGCCGGGTCGAGATCCTCGTCGCGGAGGGGGTCGAGATTCGCACGGGCGTCCACGCGGGCCGCGACATCAGCGGAGAGAAGCTCCTGCGCGAGTACGACGCCGTGCTGCTCTCGGGAGGCGCCGAGGCTCCGCGAGATCTCCCCGTGCCCGGACGCGACCTCGACGGCGTGCACTTCGCGATGGATTTCCTGGAGCAGCAGAATCGACGGGTCGCGGGTGACTCCGTGCCCGACGAGACCGCGATCCTCGCCACGGGCAAGAACGTGCTCGTGCTCGGCGGAGGCGACACGGGCTCCGACTGCGTCGGCACCAGCCATCGCCAGGGCGCGAAGCACGTGTACAACTTCGAGCTCCTCGAGCGGCCCCCCGAGGTGCGGCCGGACGAGGCGCCCTGGCCGCTGCACCCGATGCCGTCCCAGATCCTGCGCACTTCGACCTCGCACGAAGAGGGTGGCTCGCGGGACTGGGGGATCTCGACGACGAGATTCTCAGGATCGAACGGGCGCGTCGAGAAGCTGCACGCAGTACGTGTCCGGTTCGGAGCGCCCGATCCTGCGACCGGTCGGCGGCCGATGGAGGCTGTGCCGGGCAGCGAGTTCGCGCTCGACGTCGATCTCGTTCTGCTCGCGCTCGGCTTCGTCGGCCCCGTCCCCGACGGGATCGTGAAGCAGCTGGGAGTCGCGCTCGATCCGCGCGGCAACATCGCGACGACCGGCTATGCCTCGAGCGTCCCCAAGGTCTACGCGGCGGGCGACATGCGCCGCGGCCAGTCGCTCGTCGTGTGGGCGATCGCGGAGGGACGCAAGGCTGCGGCGCAGATCGACCGCGACCTGCGCTCAGGCTCGCGCTAG
- a CDS encoding cell division protein ZapA: MDAAREKFGRRTTIKILEREYRIRSDADPAHLEAVAAYVDQVLREVRGSTPDTQDASVLAALNIASELLRTRQMVAVPRERILELIERIESA, encoded by the coding sequence ATGGACGCGGCGCGCGAAAAATTCGGCCGGCGGACGACGATCAAGATCCTCGAGCGCGAGTATCGAATTCGAAGCGACGCCGACCCTGCTCATCTCGAGGCCGTCGCAGCGTACGTGGATCAGGTTCTTCGGGAGGTTCGAGGGTCCACGCCCGACACCCAGGACGCCTCGGTGCTTGCGGCTCTGAACATCGCAAGCGAGCTCCTGCGAACCCGGCAGATGGTTGCGGTTCCCCGGGAGCGGATTCTGGAGCTGATCGAACGGATCGAGTCGGCCTGA
- the glpK gene encoding glycerol kinase GlpK, with protein sequence MSTYVLALDQGTTSSRAIVFDAAGNVVASQAHEFKQHFREPGWVEHDASEIWDSQLRAARGALTRAKVRPEDLSALGITNQRETTVVWDRATGRPIHPAIVWQSRQTAPLCEEMRRRGLEPMVRERTGLVIDAYFSATKLAFILESVDGARERARRGELAFGTVDSWLVWKLTGGRVHATDYSNASRTMLYDIAKLRWDPELLEILEIPSQVLPEVRDSSGSFGETTAEIFSGVSVPIRGVAGDQQAALFGQACFETGSAKNTYGTGCFMLMNTGAEPRVSQSGLLTTIAWGIGGKIEYALEGSVFVAGAAVQWLRDELGLLHSAAESEAIARSVADTGGVYVVPAFTGLGAPYWDPEARGTIVGLTRGTSRAHIVRATLEAIAYQSTDLLRCFERDLGTKAFQLQVDGGATANDFLMQFQADVAGVAVRRPKVLETTALGAAYLAGLATGFWESRKQIARNWQEDRYFEPELAIERREELYAGWLRAVERALGRPIGEIR encoded by the coding sequence ATGTCGACTTACGTCCTCGCGCTCGACCAGGGCACGACGAGCTCGCGAGCGATCGTCTTCGACGCGGCCGGGAACGTCGTGGCCAGCCAGGCTCACGAGTTCAAGCAGCACTTCCGCGAGCCCGGCTGGGTCGAGCACGACGCAAGCGAGATCTGGGATTCGCAGCTCAGGGCTGCGCGGGGCGCGCTCACGCGCGCGAAGGTGCGGCCCGAGGATCTCTCGGCTCTGGGCATCACGAACCAGCGCGAGACGACCGTCGTCTGGGATCGCGCGACCGGGCGCCCGATCCACCCTGCGATCGTCTGGCAGTCGCGTCAGACCGCTCCGCTCTGTGAGGAGATGAGGCGACGCGGCCTCGAGCCGATGGTGCGCGAGCGCACAGGACTCGTGATCGACGCGTACTTCTCGGCCACCAAGCTCGCGTTCATCCTCGAATCGGTCGACGGTGCGCGCGAGCGCGCGCGGCGCGGTGAGCTCGCGTTCGGAACGGTCGACTCGTGGCTCGTCTGGAAGCTCACCGGCGGACGAGTGCACGCGACCGATTACAGCAACGCCTCGCGCACGATGCTCTACGACATCGCGAAGCTGCGCTGGGATCCGGAGCTGCTCGAGATTCTCGAGATTCCGTCGCAGGTCTTGCCGGAGGTACGCGACTCGAGCGGCTCGTTCGGCGAGACCACGGCGGAGATCTTCTCCGGCGTCTCGGTGCCGATCCGTGGCGTGGCGGGCGATCAGCAGGCCGCGCTCTTCGGTCAGGCCTGCTTCGAGACGGGCAGCGCGAAGAACACGTACGGCACCGGCTGCTTCATGCTGATGAACACAGGCGCGGAGCCGCGCGTCTCGCAGTCGGGACTGCTGACCACGATCGCCTGGGGGATCGGCGGAAAGATCGAGTACGCGCTCGAGGGCTCGGTCTTCGTGGCGGGCGCTGCGGTGCAGTGGCTTCGCGACGAGCTGGGTCTGCTCCACAGCGCCGCCGAGAGCGAGGCGATCGCGCGTTCCGTCGCCGACACCGGCGGCGTGTACGTGGTTCCCGCCTTCACAGGCTTGGGCGCACCGTACTGGGATCCGGAAGCGCGCGGCACGATCGTGGGCCTGACCCGAGGCACGAGCCGCGCGCACATCGTCCGCGCGACGCTCGAGGCGATCGCGTATCAGAGCACGGATCTGTTGCGCTGCTTCGAGCGGGATCTGGGGACGAAGGCTTTCCAGCTGCAGGTCGACGGCGGCGCCACCGCGAACGACTTCCTGATGCAGTTCCAGGCCGACGTCGCCGGCGTGGCCGTTCGCCGGCCGAAGGTGCTCGAGACGACCGCGCTCGGCGCGGCGTATCTGGCGGGGCTCGCGACCGGGTTCTGGGAGAGCCGCAAGCAGATCGCCAGGAACTGGCAGGAGGATCGCTACTTCGAGCCCGAACTCGCGATCGAGCGGCGCGAGGAGCTCTACGCCGGCTGGCTACGCGCGGTCGAGCGCGCGCTCGGACGTCCGATCGGGGAGATTCGCTGA
- a CDS encoding tyrosine--tRNA ligase, which translates to MTLPVEQQMDVFRTRTVDLVSEKELAERLGRGKPLRIKYGCDPSAPDLHLGHTVPLDKLRQLQDLGHTIIFLVGDFTAMIGDPTGRSKTRVPLTSDAVTKNAETYTSQVSCVLDVNRVEIRFNSEWMNRMSVTELIRLASHQPVARMLERDDFKRRFQKGVSIAIHEFLYPLVQAYDSVALSADVEVGGTDQLFNLLLGREIQRAYGQEPQVVLTVPLLEGTDGLEKMSKSLGNAIGIRDAPEEMYGKTMSIPDALLARWIELLGRPEWNLGGSPGVLGTEPLNPRDLKAALARALVERFHGQAAAASAEQHFERVFREHRAPSDVQEVELQVADARGMPLVDALVAIGFAKTRSEARRLVAQGGVRSDEIRASDAEAYLPPGSHLVQAGRRRFARLHLRQRSR; encoded by the coding sequence ATGACGCTTCCTGTCGAGCAACAGATGGATGTCTTCAGGACCCGAACCGTCGATCTCGTGTCCGAAAAGGAGTTGGCGGAAAGACTCGGTCGAGGGAAGCCGCTGCGAATAAAGTACGGATGCGATCCGTCGGCGCCCGATCTTCATTTGGGGCATACAGTCCCGCTAGACAAGCTGCGTCAGCTGCAGGATCTCGGCCACACGATCATCTTCCTCGTCGGTGATTTCACGGCAATGATCGGAGATCCGACGGGTCGCAGCAAAACTCGCGTTCCGCTGACTTCCGATGCAGTAACCAAGAATGCTGAAACCTACACGAGTCAGGTGAGCTGTGTTCTCGATGTGAATCGCGTCGAGATAAGATTCAACAGTGAGTGGATGAACCGTATGAGCGTGACCGAACTCATTCGTCTCGCCTCACACCAGCCGGTCGCTAGAATGCTCGAGCGAGACGATTTCAAACGAAGATTTCAAAAGGGCGTCTCGATCGCGATTCACGAGTTCCTCTATCCGCTCGTCCAAGCCTACGACTCGGTGGCTCTGAGTGCAGATGTCGAGGTTGGGGGCACTGATCAGCTCTTCAATCTCCTTCTCGGGCGGGAGATCCAGCGCGCCTACGGTCAGGAGCCGCAGGTCGTGCTCACGGTGCCTCTGCTCGAGGGGACGGATGGCTTGGAAAAGATGTCCAAGTCGCTCGGCAACGCGATCGGGATTCGCGATGCCCCGGAGGAGATGTACGGGAAGACCATGTCGATCCCCGACGCGCTGCTGGCGCGGTGGATCGAGCTTCTCGGCCGACCGGAATGGAATCTAGGCGGGAGCCCGGGAGTGCTCGGGACGGAGCCGCTCAATCCGCGTGATCTGAAAGCTGCGCTGGCTCGCGCGCTGGTGGAGCGTTTTCACGGTCAAGCGGCCGCTGCATCCGCGGAGCAACACTTCGAACGCGTCTTTCGAGAGCACCGAGCTCCGAGCGATGTCCAGGAGGTCGAGCTGCAGGTCGCGGATGCCCGAGGCATGCCCTTGGTGGATGCGCTGGTTGCGATCGGATTCGCGAAGACGAGATCCGAAGCAAGGCGCCTGGTGGCGCAGGGCGGCGTCCGGAGCGACGAAATTCGGGCCAGTGACGCGGAGGCATACCTACCGCCCGGGAGCCATCTCGTACAGGCGGGACGGCGTCGATTCGCCCGATTGCACTTGCGCCAGAGATCGCGCTGA